The following coding sequences are from one Nicotiana tomentosiformis chromosome 3, ASM39032v3, whole genome shotgun sequence window:
- the LOC138907685 gene encoding uncharacterized protein, which yields MYKLLSEQQEGVAKNLQVELDVAQKEASTLRQEHADLLEKVKVFEVRNEGPVAEANNNTSEVQQKIDQLHKEMDKIQVMADGWKNKMDLLASEKETAQAKLSSVEVQLWVAKEKSDTWVQQNEDLQALLGSAIAERDSLGKELETMRSRLEATSTNADKMVAQYKADVEATKVRLKTTAEYVRRLSRRETLKEIHARGFDIYAEIEEAKRLEVDAKRLADP from the coding sequence ATGTACAAGCTTCTTAGCGAGCAACAAGAGGGGGTCGCGAAGAACCTCCAAGTCGAGCTGGATGTAGCTCAGAAAGAGGCATCAACTTTAAGGCAGGAGCATGCCGACTTGCTGGAAAAGGTAAAGGTTTTCGAAGTTAGAAATGAGGGTCCAGTCGCAGAGGCTAACAACAATACTTCggaggtccaacagaagatcgacCAACTCCATAAGGAGATGGATAAGATCCAAGTGATGGCTGACGGGTGGAAAAACAAGATGGACTTGTTGGCCTCGGAGAAGGAGACCGCCCAGGCCAAGCTATCTTCGGTGGAAGTTCAGCTTTGGGTGGCGAAGGAGAAGTCCGATACATGGGTTCAACAAAACGAGGACCTCCAAGCACTATTGGGCTCAGCCATCGCTGAACGGGATTCCCTTGGTAAGGAGCTCGAAACAATGAGGTCCAGGTTGGAAGCAACCTCGACTAATGCTGacaagatggtggcccaatataaggctgATGTTGAAGCAACCAAGGTCCGCCTGAAGACTACTGCTGAGTATGTGAGGCGGCTATCCCGAAGGGAGACCCTCAAAGAAATACATGCCCGAGGCTTCGACATTTATGCCGAGATCGAAGAGGCAAAAAGACTCGAGGTCGATGCCAAGAGGCTAGCTGACCCCTGA